TCTATATGTGCATGAAGGCTTTTATTTGCCTAGCTCCTCTTCATGTGAAGTGTTCCATTCCTTattcccatttcctcctctctccaagaaaagcagcagcaattCCAGTCACTTTACTCAAGAGATGTTCTGCTCCTGGTCTGTACCTAAGGCTAAAATTCTTTGACTGTGGTAAGAATGTTCTTTCCAACTGGTACTTAAATTTCTCCAAGATAAAAAGCCGCTTTAGAAAATAACCATAAAATATGTTTGCAGACTGCACTATTGTAAATTTCAATCCATTCATGTTGTAATCCATTAATGAACCATAAGCAGGCAAAAAGGCAGCAGTACAGAGACAAAAAATACAAtactgttaaatgtaaactactaaaaaaggaagtttaaaaaaaCTGACATGGCAAGggaactgtttctgtgcttgttccatttaaaataagatagttaaaaacaatattttttctatAAAGTTTCAATGCCATATTATGTTGATGTTCAGTtatgaacttttgaaagaactgtaACCTTCTGTTCAgtttgaacatttcagagttatatACAGCCTCCGTTAGTGAGGTGTCCATAACTGAAGTCAGGCCCTCTCAGAGGTCCAGAGAGGTCTAGGCCAATTCCAGCTTTTGAGGTCCCTAAccatgataaaaataaaaaattatgacattaacccagcaccagccactagTAGTAGGTTTGTTTATATAATCAGCTGATCTGAGAGACACATTCATCACAGTGTAATCTTGTGCCATCAGAAcagacattttattaatatttatgaacATTTTAACTCTTTAATATAACAATATACATCAGTTAACCACAAAAAAAATCATCTACCAAACTTATTTGCTTAAGTTTGCAGCTCTAAACTGAGGAAGTGTGTCACATTTGGTCCACTAGGGGAGTGCATAAAAACAAGCTGTGAAACTTatcaaatacaaacaaacaaacaaacaagtgtCTATGCTACAGGCCCAGGCCAAATGGCTCTCCTGGCACTCCCTCTAATTGGTCCTTACTAAGGTCCTACTGCATCTACAAAAAGGCACTATGCTgttaagggggggggaggagggaagaaactAAAAGGAAAACCTTATAAAGATGTTATTGCTTCTATAGAAGACTCAGAATTGCAGACTTCATTTTGAAAGTATCCTAAAACTAGTTGTTGCTAGTGCTAAGGAGCACATGAAGTAGCAGGTGTGGGCGTGTGTGTTTTTAACAGAAGAAGTGGCTGtgctcaggaaagctcatgacaccatctacatgtttccttagtctataaagtgctaccagaccatttgttgttgtttttttttttgggggggggggggggttaggttgTAAGGGATCCGCGCTGCTAGATGACATCTTAGCACCGCctgggaacatttgctcccagcgactcagccccaccccccgtGATGTCACTTTTTGATCCGATATTGCCTTTGTCAGATCTCTGTCATGTTTGGCTGAAGCCCGAACCCCAGGAAACCTGAGGCCAGGGACCAACGTATCTCCACAGCCACCCCGCGGAATCCAGGCCAGAGACGCGGGCAGGGGCGCTGGGCACACAGAGCGCGCGTGGCCGCGCCAGGCTTCGGGGGAAGGGAGTAAAGTGCCGGGTCACTCCCCCCGGACACCGCCATCCGACAGGGCCCAGCCCCGTTGCCCCGCAGCGCTAGTGCCGGGCGCATCCCCCCGACCGGGAAAGGCGCAGAGGCGCCTCAACCGCCGCCCCCGGAAAACAAAAGGCGGGGCTGGGAACTTACTTGTCCGCGCGCCCGCTAAGTGACAGTTCAGCTCGCGCGCAGGGGCAACGCTCTCATTCTCCCCTACACGTGCACCCAGCACCCCCGCTAGCCTATCGGTGCCGCATCCGCATCATGTGACGAGGGCGCGTGCGCCTACCGGGAAGCCAGCGTCATAATCACGTGAAAAAGGCCTCTCGCTGACAGGTAGCCCCACAAAGCCGCCCAAGTACCTAGGCGCCGGGGGAGAGGTGTGAAGCGCAAGCGCACTAGTGCCTGCCCTGTCAGGAGCTCTGCTCCAGGGCGAGCGAGAGGGAAAAACTAGCCGCTGGTACAGCCGCGCTGCTAGGTGACCAACACCTTTCGCCCACGGTTCTGAGGCAAGCAATGCTGCCTCCTCATTGGCGCCCCGCGGGCTGTGACACATAAGGCAGAGCCTATCAGAGAAACGTGCGACGGCCTGCCGGAAAATGGATGACGGCGCACGAGCAGTGCTTTGCTGGCCTTCCGGCTTGACAGGCGATTGGCGCACACGGAAGAGCCGCGCCGGAAGTAGGCGGGTGACGTACTAGATGTGAGtccaggggcaggcaggctggcgcATGCGCAGTTGAGAGCCGGCGGCGCGAAGTGACGATGTCGGTGTTCCACGATGAGGTGGAGATCGAGGACTTCGAGTACGACGAGGAGACCGAGACCTACAGCTACCCGTGCCCGTGCGGGGACCGCTTCCTCATCACCCGGGTGCGGAGCGCGCGCgcagggcctggcctctcccggcCGGTGCTGGGGAAACGCTACCAACGGCCGCCGGGGTCCGCGCCAGCCGGTCCGGGGAGCGGCCTGTGCTCGGCTGCGGCGcctcacaggctgggggggtgagCGCGTAACCTCACCGCCTGGTGCCGGCCGGGAAGGAGTAACCCGCGCCTGGGAGTAGCCCTCCCGCGGCCTgccgggagctggcagcagccccacccaggggccactggggctgggctggagtagtCCCCTGCCTGGAACCCCTTCGTCCGTTCGCCGGTTAAATGTTGGGTAGAActtgtgtttaaccagttaatgggtTAATCGGGATTTTGCGTGGGGGGCTGCTCGGGTTCCCCCGTAGCCGCGGAGGGAGACAGTTTGCAGCCGGCCGGAGTCAGTCTTACATCTGGCCAAGCTAAACAACCAGGTATTCTTGTAACTTGGGAAAGTGCCAGCAGAGTTACCCGCGGGGCTGTTATACATAAAACTCAAGGGGAAGGTTCTGTATGTCGTCTTAGCCTCTTTCCACTGCATCTTAGGCCACAGCGTCTGTGGTAAAAGAACCTTTGTACCAAACACACCAAAAATAGCATAAAGCGTTGTGAACAGGACTGGGATTGCTTGTGAATGCCTTTCAAACACCTGCTGTTAGGCTGAAAAATCTACCCTGGCTCTTTATCCAGCTGCCTCCTTGCAACCCTGTTATCGGTGTTACACACATTGAATTTGCACTTCTGTACTTTAGCATAAGTGAATGATTGTGTTGCCTCTGATTAATACTAGAAATGTTATGAGATGTGATTGCTGAAGATACAAGCAATTATTCATGTTTTCACTATACCAACTAAGTAACAGCGTTACATACGTCTGCACAATGTTAACATAGGTACATGTACTAACCATAATAATATTTCAAAGTAAATCATTTAAAGGAGTTGATCATTCACGGAATGATACTTATAATCCACTGTAAATGTAGAAAAAGGCAGTCCAATTCCAATAATCAGAACAGGAGCTAAAATAATCTGAACTGCTGTGAGGCTGCATGCAGATATATGTATTCATATTGCATTCTTTTAAACACTAAAAACTTAATCATAATTTGTGGAGGAGACATATGGAAAAACTTTCACTCCTTTAGCAGATCAATACCTCCTATCCACTAGGAAGATATGCCTTGTCTAAGCATTAGGATGTCTTCATTGTCCTTTTAAATACAAAATCTGGGGAGCGGGTGCTTAGTTGTACAGGtaggacttccctggtccagcaccgttGGGACCTGCGTGATCCCCAACCACAGAgtttgctggagcaggggagaTCAAGGCTCCCTTCCCAGCTGTTGACCCTGCTCTCCCAttggccccactgcccctccaTCTGGGGATGCACTTCCATCTGGGGATGAGGCTGtgctctagggatgttaagaggtgaATAATTGATTAATCATGTAGCTGATACAAAttgtacacgattagtcaataagggaaggtgtGAGCTCAAGCTACCCCGGCTtcagctctgcagtttagacgtagtaAGAGCTGGACACACaaacagcccagctcctactacatttaaactgaagagctgcagcggggcaggTCCCAgactggcgcaagccaggacagcACCAGGACCACTGCAACACTGTATTTTAAATTGAGTAAGAGCTGggtggcttttactacatttaaaatgcagaggagcGGGGTCCTGGAGCAGCATGAGCTGAGACTGCTCAGTTCTGAtttgcactgggtccagcagccccagtTCGTGGTAGCCCAAGCTGgatgtgggcagaggctgctgctggagtagcctctgtctgcggtgagCCTCATCCCACAATGGGCAGAGACTGCTTCATGGCAGACTCCCCTACTCCCTCCCCACTGTCTCTGATAGGTAGCAgcatgggtggggggcagggggcactgtggagacagtgcttgGGGCAACTGGCTTTTGAGCTGGCTCCCTCTAGCACCAGTTCCTGTTTCTCctgcttgctgcttctgatacagatgTGGGTGGAGGAGTGAGGGAGTACCAGATCCCGCTGCCTCCAGCCTGGCCTAAGCTGCACATCCTGCTGCCCCTAGCCCTGACAGAGCTGTGGTCCTCACTACACTGTGTCTGGGCTGCACTTCCGTGTGCTACGGACCCTGCTGCCTCAagcctggccaggactgcattccCCATTGTGCCGACTCAGCTGGGGCTGCGCTCCCTGCTCTGCTCGCTTGGCCAGGGCTATGCTCCTGGGCACTGGTACCACTGCCCACAACCTCCATGGGGCTGcaagcccccagcctgcttcctgcctgctggcctgctgctgcagggctgtgctACCCATCACTAGCCCAGCCCTTGAACCTGGCTAGTCAGGGCTCTCGGGTCCAGCAATATTCATGGCCTGCCAGACCAGAgggtcctggattttagaggtttaacCTATGCTCTTTTGTGATGAGGGAGCAGCAACTCCCTCTTGTGGTGGTGTTTGGTGTGGGgattcttggggggggggaggtggagggggtttgcttttttttttttttttttttttttttttttgcaattcatGCAATTGGTTCCTCTCCCCCATAGGGATGTTAAGTTGCGCTTAATCAGCGAATTGAGTAGTCAGCGGAATTTCTGGGcagctcttactccatttaaaaagcagaggcacagcctgGGACTGCTCGTGCCCATCTCCCGCTGTGccactgccttccctgccccttcctttctccccctcccgtgTGGAGACAGTGCTttagggagctggcttaaaagccagttcccaccagctcctgctccctcttctTGCTGCCTTTGGTAGAAGCAGCAAAGGGTGGAGAGCAACTattcaagtagtgactcaactacccaataagcatatgcgtATTGGGTAGTCGATTACTAGTTGCTTACTCCCCCATTCTATTCCAGAGCTTTCCTCTATCCCTATCTGGCAGTCACGCACTGTAGTTCTTGCACCCTGACCTTGATTTTGCTCTTCAGCTATTCTCCTTCCCTTGCATCCAGCTGTTTAATCCGCCTGTGTAgtcagtttcctcctctgccctcatggaTTCCTCCCATCTCTCCCCTCTAATTTGTTCCTGTTAGTCCTTGTGAACAGCAGGGTGTTGTAATCCcctgtaagggcagaatgagggTAACAGTTATTAGTGAGTGCTCTCACTGACATGAGCTTGCTCATAACAGCTAAGTAGCATATTGGGTAAATGGGGTGGAATGTAACCTTAAACCAGCAGTGCAGCATGGCTACAGAGAAATGACTGTGTAcctggctctgttgcaggaggatTTGGAGAATGGGGAGGATGTGgccacctgccccagctgctccttgATTATAAGGGTGATCTATGACCAGGTGAGAATGGGGCCCAGCCTGGGGGTGAGTAGGAGCCTGGTGATGCAAGTATCTCCCTCTCTTCGTGGCTTTGTGGTAGTGGATAATACTATCATGAGGCAAGCGTCTGGCACATCTTTAAACTCTAATGTATTTAGAGTTTAGTGCTTTAACAACCTGATGGCTTCTCCAGAGGACTTCAGGCTCTGGCTAGCGTCAGCTGTGACTGTAAAACACTTGTGAAGGTGTTGAACCTCCACACTAgttttaaaacatgttaattaTGACATGTTGGTTGACACATTGTTCTAGTCTGGATGTGTTCTGAGCGAGGACATCTGACTGCAGGTATGCAGCTGCTACTGCTTGTTATAAATGGCTCATTCTGGTAGGTCACTTTTGCCAGAGAAATTGCACTCGGGCCCTGTCTAAACTAGGACATTTCTTACCTGTATTTCAACAACTATAAGGTTGCACTAGTACTGCTCACAATGTGTTAGTACAGATGGCTGCAGGTAGTCTTACCCTCATGTGCTTATTTCTGTTCCAGACGGTTATGTGATATACAATTGGTAGTGCCAACGGCCAGTTTTACATTTATGCTGCTgccagctaatcgagtagtcgatggaacttccattgactactcaattagttgataagggggaaactgcagagccacagtggggttagctcccagccactggagctaaccccactgtggctctgccttttaaatgtattaagagctgcccgGTCCCCTGCTATGCCTcctttaagccagttcccccctagcactggctcctgccccttgctgcctctctctgatagaagcagcaaagtgGTGGGGGAGCAGCTAGTTAAGTCACTGCTCAACTACCTGATATGTtcatcgggtagttgactagttgcttacatccctactgtagatgcatcttttggggctttttttataaaataaagggGCACTCTAAGGATAAAGTTATATTTTGTAAATAAGTTGTATTCTGTTATGGTGTCACACTTCATTGCTCCAGCAGTCCGTCGACAGAGCTTTGAAGTTTGTAAAGATAATTAATGTCTAATGGTATATGCATATGTTCAAAATCCCAGTGTGAATAAACATTTCAATCTAGCAGAAACAATCTTATTTGCTGATTAGATCATGTCAA
The DNA window shown above is from Pelodiscus sinensis isolate JC-2024 chromosome 2, ASM4963464v1, whole genome shotgun sequence and carries:
- the DPH3 gene encoding diphthamide biosynthesis protein 3 isoform X1 yields the protein MSVFHDEVEIEDFEYDEETETYSYPCPCGDRFLITREDLENGEDVATCPSCSLIIRVIYDQEQFVCGEVVSAPTSKELVKC
- the DPH3 gene encoding diphthamide biosynthesis protein 3 isoform X2 yields the protein MSVFHDEVEIEDFEYDEETETYSYPCPCGDRFLITREQFVCGEVVSAPTSKELVKC